From a single Lolium rigidum isolate FL_2022 chromosome 7, APGP_CSIRO_Lrig_0.1, whole genome shotgun sequence genomic region:
- the LOC124678316 gene encoding uncharacterized protein LOC124678316, translating into MALDGRALPPPAIGRVPDVEAARPWPGDSAGGSSTEGGDMLVQGRAMAMDVPLLWNDEGRMKRELVAWAKAVAYMAIRESMRC; encoded by the coding sequence ATGGCCTTGGACGGGAGGGCCTTGCCGCCTCCGGCGATCGGCCGCGTTCCCGACGTCGAGGCGGCGAGGCCGTGGCCAGGGGACAGCGCCGGTGGTTCGTCTACCGAGGGAGGTGACATGCTGGTGCAAGGGAGGGCCATGGCGATGGACGTGCCGCTGCTGTGGAACGACGAGGGGAGGATGAAGCGGGAGCTAGTCGCATGGGCCAAGGCCGTGGCGTACATGGCCATCAGGGAGTCGATGCGGTGCTAG